From the Triticum urartu cultivar G1812 chromosome 4, Tu2.1, whole genome shotgun sequence genome, the window aatatttttcctttcagaaagaagataagaacaagaggctcaccacggtggtgtcggtgatgagatcggcgcgggtgatcgacggcggtgaagacggggacggggcgtgacggaccgctaaatctagacaaatctcgaggaaaatggagcttggaggtcgagcttcgagaggagaaagcttaagtagtgtggctcgggcattccatcgaacacctcatgtgcataggaggtgagctagagcaccacaaagccctctccccctcggccagaaaaaacagagcattgtgctctgctcttgcgcgagggggtatatataggcacctcattggtcccggttggtggcatgaaccgggactaaaggggagcctttggtcccggttcaagccaccaaccgtgaccaatggtggtgggccaggagcgaggcccattggtcccggttcgtcccaccaactgggaccaaaaggtccagacgaaccgggaccaatggcccacgtggcccggccggccccctgggctcacgaaccaggaccaatgcccacattggtcccggttctacactgaaccgggactaatgggctgagccggcctggaccatagccctgttttctactagtgggttcatgctgaaccggtactaaaagaggggggggctttagtgcccacattttagtgccggttaccgaaccggcactaaagggccttacgaaccggtgctattgcccggttctgcactagtgaggCGGCCCAAGTAAGAACCCGTGGGCTCAACCCAACACACTCATGACTTCTCTCCTTCTCCTTGCTAGTCCACCGCTACACAGTAGCAGGTGCGACACACGCGCCCTCGATGGACTCCATCATCGATGATGTGCGGGAGGAGGGAGGGCGCCTCACTCGTCGTCTTCTGCCCGGGGCCGTCGCGGAGGCGTTCAAGGCCGCCACAGGAGGCGCCTTGCAGGCGGCGAACAGAGGCGGTCGCGGGCTCGCGCTCTGGGCGTTGTTGTCCACGCTGACCAGGACACCGATTATGGACGGGAGCGGGACAACGGCGAGCGAAGGTGGCCATAGGTGGGGGTGCAGGCAAGCTGGGCGGGGCGGTGGAGATCCATCCGTCCATGGCGGCTTTGTGCAGAGAACAAGAGAGAAGCAAGGAGAAGAAGTGGAGGCAAGGGACGGCGGCGCGGGGGGCCTGCTGGTTGCCAGCGTCAGCTTGCTGCAGGCGCTAGGCAGAGTAGGCTTCAAGGTGGCGGCTTGCAGGTTTGGAGGGAGGAGGAACGCCACCCCCGCGCTGGGTTGGACTGTCTTTTTTCTCTTTGATCGGTGTATGCCAATGTTTTGCCCAGTCAGCTTCTCACAAACGGGCCCTACTTGTCAGAAAGTGATTAAACGGCCTAAATCCTTCGATCAGTGCTTTCTGCAGAAAGATTAGTCGGAACACGATGATTTTTGCAATAGATTAGCGACTTGGTGGTTTCTGTAAACCTAGCCACAAATGTGGTAGTTTTGTGCAATTAACTCAAGTTAAATGCCGGGCAAAACTAAGCACTACTAAGAAATCGAGGGCACAGAAATAGAAACCCAAAAAAGTTGGTTTGCCTTCACCAGGCTAGGAAAATACATCCCCTCCTTAGCATGACAGGATTAGCTTTTTTAACACAGTATTATCAAAGTCGCTCACATACACGAGTATACATTCACCCCTATGAATGACACGCACACATCCtgcccctatgagcaccttcgagagactaaATCGACATCGTCGAAAgtctgaaataaatccagaaataatgCGAGCATCAATGCAAGTGTAGCACTTGAACCTTGGTGGGTTGGAGACACTGTCCTCTTAACCATCCAACCACAAATTGGTTCGCAACAAGATTAACTTATATGCTTATCATATTGTGACTTCAATTTCAATAATATCCCAGGAAATGCAGCAGGTTGTTGTACGACTTATATACCATTTTGAAGACAAGTGGTAGTCGTTGACTGTATGTATACGAAGTCCATCTCAACACGCAATGCTATTATTTTGTCTCGATGAAGACGATAGAGTGGGTCAGAGTTAGGTTGACATAAACTAATCGCCGGCGGCTTAGTCCATGTATTATTATCATTATGATATTAATTAATTGGTACCATGTCAGGTAGTAGTACTTTGTTACTACAAGAGTTTCCGCAAGTTCTTAGAAAATTAATGGTACCAGATTAAAATGCTTGGGTTAAAGGATGTACTAGGTAAACACGACTAGCCACAAAAAAGACATCTAGTGATCAACATTTGTCATACTGCTCCATGGCCTCGAAATTCATACATCTACTCATGCAAAACACTTGataaaacatgatgcaaaaatTCACTCATCAACATCCGCAAGCTTAGTCTCGTCCCGAGCAAGGCTGCACCTGAGAGAAAAAAATGGTACCTGTTCATGAAGCGTGAGTCATAACAATAAATGAGGGCATTGCATCAACACGGTAATCACAAAAGATGCAGAACCATTCATCAGGGTTGTTTATGTTATTTTGGGAGACGGCTATCCATGTTATGGATGTATACGGTGTTTTCCTTATGCAAAGATAATACTtcctccgtttctttttactccgcatataagatttggtcaaagtcaaactacacaaagtttgaccaaatttatatcaaaaaatatgaacatctacaatactagAACTATATAATATGAAAATACATTTCATTGTGCATCTCATAATATTtatttcatattgtgaatgttgatattttttaatataaagttagtcaaagtttacaaagcttgactttgaccaaaccttatatgcagactaaaaagaaacagagggagtatatgaAAAAGAGAATCAACATGTGATTGGATGGTTAAGAAGATGGTGGTATCCTCAGTCCACTATGGTTCAAGTCCTAAACTTGACACTGATGCTCTCATTTTCCGGGATTTATTCAGGCCTTCCCGTGATGTGTGTTCAGTGGAGGAGACTTTCCGTCCAATACAAAGGCGTCTGTGGTGTCTTCTTCAATCTTAATATGATGTGTTGACTCAATCTCTCGGCGGTGCTCATAGAGATAGAGTGTGTGCGCGTGTGTTTATAGGAGTGAGTTTATGTGCTTATGCATCTATACTATGTTTGAAAAAAatattatactccctccattcctaaatataagaccgTTGAGAGATTTCAATATATATgaactacatacagagcaaatgAGTGAACCTacattctaaaatatgtctacatataTACGTATATTCTAAAATGTTTATATTTAGAAGGGAGGGGGGTATGAAAGAGAAAGAGCAGAGCAGACTAGGCGATGTAGGGGCAAATAAAGAAAAAGTGGTGTGCTCATCTCGCGACTGCTCTCTCTTAGCCCCCGTTACACACTAAGCTCGGGACGTATCTGTTCATGAGAGCCGTAAGTCAACCTTCCTGTGCTCCCCTCTCCTCCTAAAATCGTATGCCTTCCGTTGGTTGACTTACGGCTCATATTCCTTCCAGCTCCCCTTCCTTCCTCCCTTCCTTCCTTTGATAGGATATCGGATCTCCatcgatctctctctctctctcaccagAGACTAGACTGCATGCCAAGATGAAGAGGTCTCTTCCATATGGTGTGATGTGACTGTGAACCAGGATTTAGCAACCAACCAACCTAGAGCTAGATCTGGAGCCAGATTGTTGAATCGAATTCGCAGGTGAGTTTTCTTTTCTTGATTGAGGCCGCTAGCTAGATGAGTTCTTGTATTAGTGTACGTCAATCGATTAACCAAGTAAGCTCTGCTAATCCACGGATGATTTTACAAAACCATGCATGGGAATGGGATGGTAGCAGAAGCTGTTGCGGTTTGGTGGCTTGGTGCCTTTTTGATCGAATTTGCAGCCGATCGATCGATCGAGTACAGAACTATCAGGTTTGTAATATACTACATACATTTCTCCTCTGCTAGCTATTTTTAGCTGCTGCTCCCTCACATGGCATATGACATGTAATAATCTCCCTTTTTCTTCTTACCAGTCCAGTGTCCAGTCCAGTCCAGTCCAGAGGCAACCATGATGGAATTTGCTGCTCTTGTCGTCTCCCTGGTAGGGTGGTTCGTCACGCCCGTCATCACCAAGTCTATCAACGCAGCATATGAATACGCAAAGGAGACGAAAGAATCGTTCAAGGAGGTCAGTAGTAATCTGGAAAACCTGGCCCGGCAACTTAAGGTCATCAAGAAGACTGTTCATGAAGCCCAGCTACATTTCATCAACAAGGGAGAAGGGGAGGAGATTCTGTGGGGGCTCAAGGGTGCCATTGATGAAGCGGATGAGATTCTGGACTTGTTCGAGTACGAGAGTCTTAAGAGGAAGCCCAAGGGCATTTCTTCCAAGTTTGCACTACACTTTACTTGTCTGCTCAAGTCTGTGCTCCAGAAGTTGGACTCAGCTGGCGATAGCGCGCAGGGCTTCCTACAGGATAAAGGCAACGTTATTCAAGATTCTGCCATCTTCCGTGAAGCTAGAGAAACGGGCCAGTCAACTCGGGATGATTTCTTCTTCGGGTACCACCAGCAACATGGCGATCTCATGGATCTGCTTCAAGTCGAGCAGAATAAGGTTATAGCCATCATAGGCCATGGAGGGATGGGGAAGACTCACCTTGCTCGCCAGCTCTACCATGCTAATCAGTCCAAGTTTGATGTGCGCATATGGGCACACGTCGGCAACAAATCAGGTCAACTTGATCTTTTGACACAGTTATGCAAGTCGGCCAACAGTAATGGCTCCTTAAGCCTGACGGTTCCACACGACCCCAACGTTGCTGTCCTTGAGTCCATGCTTGAAGGTCTGCTACAACCCCAAGGACGGCCCCAAAGGAGTTGTCTGGTCATGCTTGATGATGTATGGCAGCACGAGGACCATGGATCCGGGATCACCCGGAGTCTAAGAGATGAGGCATGGAGGAGTGTGCTGGCCATGTTCGAGGGGCTGAAAAATTGTAAAGTTGTAATGACCACTCGAGACAAGGTTTGTTCCACGACAGTAAATGCAAATCCAACAGTCTTCCTGGATGGGATCAGTGAAGAGATAATGAGTCAGCTGCTCGAAAAGTACATTGCAAAATTTCCTCAAGAGCGTAAAGTTGTACTTCCCCAATATCTAGCGGAACGGATTGCTGGCAAGGTGAAGGGATCCCCACGAGGAGCTATTAGTATTGTTGATAAGCTCAAGACAGCCAACAGTGAGACTCAGAAGGCCAATATGAAGCACAGCATCTTAGGTCAACTCGAAAACAGCCACCACATCCAACGCCTATATGAAGATCATCTATTCACCTTCCGTCATCTACCACCTTTGCTACAGAGCTGCCTGGCATTCTGCAGCATCTTCCCATTTGACTGGAAGTTCCACCCTGAAAAGTTAACCAAGATGTGGCTAGCTCACGGTATTATTGACGACACGGAAGTGCAAGTCGCGGAAGGATACTTTGACCATCTCGTGGATCGGTCCTTATTCAAACAAGTCAGGGACGGCCGCTATGTGATCCATGTGCACATCCATTCTATGCTACGCCGGGTCTCTCGCACTGAATGTATGATCATTGACAATGGTTCATCTTCAACAGACATAATCGTCCCTGCAACAGTTCGCCACTTATCTGTGACTACCAGCTGCCTAGCTAAGCTCAAACCAGAGAGAGCAAAGAAATCTGGCCATGAATTCACAGCGGTGCGGACACTGGTTGTCTTCACAGACAAGGAAGCTCCTTCCTCGCCTTGGAGTGACATTTGTGAGGCAAACAGAACACTCAGAAAGTTCAAGCGCGTCAAGGTACTGGATTTGACGGATACCCACATAACTCGGCTGCCTGATAGTGTCGGTGAGCTCAAACATCTGCGATACCTAGGTTTTCCTAACACCGTGGAGCAGCCTCGTGCTGATGGCAATAAGATCACCAAGCTACTACTCCTTGAGACAGTGTACGTCAGCAAGCCTCGGTCGCCAGCGGCTGATATGGACATGGAGATGGACACGGAGGGCATCGCCAAGATTGGTGGCATTGGAAAGTTAGAGAAACTGCAAGGGTCGCTCGAATTTCATGTCCACAATAAAAACCATAAAAATGGACATACCATGTTGGAGCTTGGGAAGATGAACTCTATTAGCAGGACCCTGAGCATAAAGGGCGTTCAAGCCGTCCAAACCAAGAAAGAAGCGCAGGAGGCTCGACTTGCAATAAAAGCATCTCTCCAAGTCCTCAAGCTTGATTGGGAGAACGATGCAGATGATCCATGTAAAGGTAAAGGTAATGGTTGCCTTCTTGTTCTTGGAGGCCTCCAACCTCATGCCAATCTCCGTGAGCTGCATATCACGAGGTACCCTGGGAAGAAGCTGCCTGCCTGGCTGTGGCAGATGACAAACCTGACCAGCCTGTACCTTACCAGCTGCACCTGCTACACGGAACTAAAGTCAGATGTTGACCGTCTCAAACAAGACTTCCCTCACCTCAGCATTGTGATAGACGGTAACCAAGAGTCAACAGCCGCGGGTGAGCCCCCTGTCCAGCAACCAAGAGTACCGCCCTCTTCCATCAACAGTGGCCAACAGGGCTCTGCACCGTGGCCGCCCCCTATCCAGCAACCAAGAGTACCGTCCTCTTCAGTCAACAGTGGCCAACAGGGCTCTGCACCGTGGCCGTCCCCTGTCCATCAAGCAAAAGTACCGCCTTCTTCCGTCAACAGTGGCCAACAGGGCTTTGCACCGCGGCCGCCCCCTGTCCAGCAACCAAGAGTACCGCCTTCTTCCGTCAACAGTGGCCAACAGGGCTTTGCACCGCGGCCGCCCCCTGTCCAGCAACCAAGAGTACCGCCTTCTTCCGTCAACAGTGGCCAACAGGGCTTTGCACCGCGGCCGCCCCCTGTCCAGCAACCAAGAGTACCGCCTTCTTCCGTCAACAGTGGCCAACAGGGCTTTGCACCGCGGCCGCCCCCTGTCCAGCAACCAAGAATACCGCCTTCTTCCGTCAACAGTGGCCAACAGGGCTTTGCACCGCGGCCGCCCCCTGTCCAGCAACCAAGAGTACCGCCCTCTTCCGTCAATAGTGGCCAACAGGGTTATGCACCGCGGCCGCCCCTTGTCCAGCAACCAAGAGTACCACCCTCTTTCGTCAACAGTGGCCAAATGGGATCTGCACCGCAGCCGCCCCCTGTCCAACAACCAAGAGTAGCACCTTCTTCCGTCAACAGTGGCCAACAGGGCTTTGCATCGCGGCCGCCCCCTGTCCAGCAACCAAGAGTACCTCCCTCTTCCGTCAACAGTGGCCAACAGGGATATGCACCGCGGCCGCCCCCTGTCCAGCAACCAAGAGTACTGCCCTCTTCCCTCAACAATGGCCAAATGGGATCTGCACCGCAGCCGCCCCCTGTCCAGCAACCAAGAGTACCGCCCTCTTCGGTCAACAGTGGCCAGCAAGCCTTTGCACCGCGGCCACCCCTTGTCCAGCAACCAAGAAGTGGTCAACAGGGCTCTACATCGTGGCCGCCCCCTGTCCAGCAACGAAGAGTACCGCCCTCTTCCGTCAACAGTGGTCAACGGGGCTCTACAACTCGGCCAGCAACCAATAGTACAGCCCAGACGACGGACAATCGTCCTGTTCACGCAAAGTGTCAAGCAGCGCGGGAAGCAAGCATGACCAG encodes:
- the LOC125550175 gene encoding putative disease resistance protein RGA1, with amino-acid sequence MMEFAALVVSLVGWFVTPVITKSINAAYEYAKETKESFKEVSSNLENLARQLKVIKKTVHEAQLHFINKGEGEEILWGLKGAIDEADEILDLFEYESLKRKPKGISSKFALHFTCLLKSVLQKLDSAGDSAQGFLQDKGNVIQDSAIFREARETGQSTRDDFFFGYHQQHGDLMDLLQVEQNKVIAIIGHGGMGKTHLARQLYHANQSKFDVRIWAHVGNKSGQLDLLTQLCKSANSNGSLSLTVPHDPNVAVLESMLEGLLQPQGRPQRSCLVMLDDVWQHEDHGSGITRSLRDEAWRSVLAMFEGLKNCKVVMTTRDKVCSTTVNANPTVFLDGISEEIMSQLLEKYIAKFPQERKVVLPQYLAERIAGKVKGSPRGAISIVDKLKTANSETQKANMKHSILGQLENSHHIQRLYEDHLFTFRHLPPLLQSCLAFCSIFPFDWKFHPEKLTKMWLAHGIIDDTEVQVAEGYFDHLVDRSLFKQVRDGRYVIHVHIHSMLRRVSRTECMIIDNGSSSTDIIVPATVRHLSVTTSCLAKLKPERAKKSGHEFTAVRTLVVFTDKEAPSSPWSDICEANRTLRKFKRVKVLDLTDTHITRLPDSVGELKHLRYLGFPNTVEQPRADGNKITKLLLLETVYVSKPRSPAADMDMEMDTEGIAKIGGIGKLEKLQGSLEFHVHNKNHKNGHTMLELGKMNSISRTLSIKGVQAVQTKKEAQEARLAIKASLQVLKLDWENDADDPCKGKGNGCLLVLGGLQPHANLRELHITRYPGKKLPAWLWQMTNLTSLYLTSCTCYTELKSDVDRLKQDFPHLSIVIDGNQESTAAGEPPVQQPRVPPSSINSGQQGSAPWPPPIQQPRVPSSSVNSGQQGSAPWPSPVHQAKVPPSSVNSGQQGFAPRPPPVQQPRVPPSSVNSGQQGFAPRPPPVQQPRVPPSSVNSGQQGFAPRPPPVQQPRVPPSSVNSGQQGFAPRPPPVQQPRIPPSSVNSGQQGFAPRPPPVQQPRVPPSSVNSGQQGYAPRPPLVQQPRVPPSFVNSGQMGSAPQPPPVQQPRVAPSSVNSGQQGFASRPPPVQQPRVPPSSVNSGQQGYAPRPPPVQQPRVLPSSLNNGQMGSAPQPPPVQQPRVPPSSVNSGQQAFAPRPPLVQQPRSGQQGSTSWPPPVQQRRVPPSSVNSGQRGSTTRPATNSTAQTTDNRPVHAKCQAAREASMTRTSTVNRPPVGIDDVYIALMYMVMLLLVFHYVGIRVVILLLLLICQFRS